The region CATCACGTCTCCCTTTTCTCTTAATTTGCTTTGCTTTCCGTTACAGCATTTTTATCAAGCCGTCTGTTAAATTTCTTCTCCAGTTTATTGACCAGTAGTGCTGAAGGGTAACTCAGCACAAGGAACAGGATTGCCACGATAGTAAGTGGTTCCAGGTATCTCCAGTGTTGTGCACCGTAATCGTTGGCCAATGCCAGAATTCCAAGGAAACCAATTGTCGATGCCAATGGAACTTCCTTAAACATAATAATTAAGTAGTTTCCAAGCATCGGAATGGTTGGCGGAATTGCTTGTGGAAGAATGATTTTGGTCCACTTCTTCCTTCTAGAATAGTTAAGCGCTGTTGCAGCCTCCCACTGGCCATTCGGCACTCCATCAATTCCGGATCGGTATACTTCGCCAATGTATGTGCTGTAGTGAATACCCAGACCGAGCACTGCGCTTGTAAATGGATCAAGTGCCATTCCGACAACAGGGACCATTGGCCATGCATAGTAAATGAAAAAGAGCTGTACCAATGGTGGCGTGGAACGGATAAATTCCATTATTCCAAGTAATGGAAGTCTGATTGCAGCTATCGGAAGTCTTTTGACGGCTGTCCAGAAGAACCCAACTATTAGTGCACAAAGGTAACATGCAATGGTCAGTAAAACGGTAATACCGAGACCTTCCAAAATAATTGGGAAAGCGTCAAAAAATGTTTCCCAGCTCCAGTTACTTAAACCACCGCTCATGAACTAGCCACCCCTTTCTTGGATGCAGCTTCCATTTTCTTGGTCAGCCAGATGAATGGAAGTGCAAGGATAAAGTAGAATACGAGCACAAGGAAATATACAGTTGGTGCCTGATCCAGGTTCGAACTGCGTAAAATATCTCCGTAGTATAAAATATCTGTCATACCAATCAATGAAACTAGTGATGTCGACTTTAGCATCAGAATAAGATAGTTACCAAATTCCGGCAGCATCATCCTTACAGCCTGTGGAAAAATGATCAGCCGCATCCGTTGAAATCTTGACATATTGAGTGCTGTTGAAGCTTCATATTGTCCTTCAGCAACAGACAAAATGGATGAGCGGACGATTTCAGACATGTATGCACCATAGTTTAGCGCTATGGCCAGAACGCCAGCCCAGAAGTTGCTTCCGATTTCCCAGCCGAATAAGATTGGCAATGCATAGTAAAACCAGAATAATTGTACGATCAGTGAGGTGCCACGAAAAACTTCAACATAAAAGCTTGTAAATTTTCTTATGATAACATTACGTGAGAGCTTACAAAACCCGGAAATAAATGCCATCAGATATCCCAGAACGATTGAAGCAAGCAGAACCTTGACAGTAATTTCTACCCCTTTTAGCAGGACGGGAAAAATTTCTGCTATTGCATCGATGATAATCACTCCTTTAGTGTTTACTATTACTTTATTAAAATAGTATTCGGTTTATACACCTTGTACAATTTTAGAGGTGGATTTTAAAAATTTGATCATGGATACATTGAGTTATGTGTACATTTCTTAAAACAAAATGAAAGGGTCAGACCCCCTGGGTGAGGGAGCCGGACCCTATGGAGTCGTTGTCAATGATCTTCGAGTTGTAAATCTAGTATTGTTCGCCGCTGCAAACTCCTTCAGCAGTGATGTCTTCCGGAACAGAGTTGTTTTCAGCACTGAAGCCATTCTTTTCGAGTAACTCTTTAACTGTTCCGTTTTCTTTCAATTTAGCCAATGCTTCATTATAAGCTTTACGCAGTTCATCGGCATCTTTATGGAAAGCAGCTGCACCATAGCTTGGAATACCTTCAATTTCAGGCTGTTTGAAGTCCTCCACGAACATCAGTTTATCATTTCCGGAAGATTCCAGAGCCATTTTAACCGTCATTTCTGTACCTGTTGTCGCATCTGCACGCCCCGATGCTACAGCAGAAAAAGTTGCCGGTATATCAGCAGCTGTTTGAATCTGGCTTTCTTTTACGCCCATTTTTTGTACGTACTCAATTTCAGTTGCTCCCTGCATGATGGAAACTGATGCACCTTTTTCAGCGATGTCTTTATAACTGTGCAGGTCCATTGGATTTCCTTTTTGTACGACTAATCCTTCCCCATACATCATGGATGGTTCAGCGAAATCAGCATTTTTACAGCGGTCCGGGTTAATTGCCATTCCTGCTGTGATTACGTCAAATTTTCCGGCATTCAAACCTGGAATCAGCTGACTGAAATCTGCCAATTTACTTTTAACGTTTTCAATCCCCATCTCTTTAAATGCTGCCTGTGCAATGTCCACTGCAGCACCTTTCAACTCACCGTTTTCCTGGTATGCATATGGTTCTTCATTGGCAAAACCTACCGTAACTGTGCCTGATTCTTTAAGCTTAGCTAGTTTGCTTTCGCCGCCGTCACTGCCGCTGCCGGATCCTTCTTCAGAACCTGACCCGCAGGCTGCCAGCAGTACAAGCGAAAAACAAACAACCGCAACTGCTAATAATTTTTTCATTTTCTAAATGACCTCCTCTTAATTTTGTTTCTCTTAAGACTTTATGACTAGAAAATGGATAGCTTTAACCCTGGGCAAGACCCCGAGCATAAATAAAGAGTAAATTGACGGGGAAATTCTTTCTAACAGTCATACTATAATAGTATAGATTTTGGCCTACTCATTCAAACAGTATATTTTTAGATAATTTGGAATTTCACTTCAAATTTGCTCATGAGACCAATAAATCTCAAACATGCCAATATATACTTGTTTATAATGTTTTAAGCTTTAATTTTCTCATTAATTGCTGTAATTATCCGAATTGTTTCATGGACAAATAAGCTTCAGCAGGCTACTATTGAATTTAATACCGAATAAATGGAGGGGAATGTATGCAGATAACCGTTTTAGGTGCAGGGGCATTAGGTGGTTATTTTGGATCACGGTGGGAAGAGGCTGGTGCGGATATTACATATCTTGTTCGCGAAAGAAGGGCAGAACAGCTGCGGCAGAATGGATTGAACATTTCAAGTACAATGGGTGATTACAAAAACAGTGAGCCAAAAGTTGTGACAGATGCACATCATATTGAAAATCCTGAGCTTGTATTTGTAAGTGTTAAAGGCTACCATCTAAAAAATACAATCGATGATTTGAGGATATTAACGGAAAAAGGAGCATATGTCCTGCCTGTATTAAATGGCATGGAACATTTTTCTGTGTTGCAAAAGGAACTGGGAGACGAAGCCGTACTTGGCGGATTGTCTTTTATTATGGCGACATTAGATGATTCCGGGCATGTTATTCATTCAAGCAACGTTCACCGTATTATTTTCGGAATGCTGCATGATTCGCAAAAGGAAATATGCAGTCGTTTAGAACAGCTCTGTGGAAAAACAGATTTGGAAGCTGTTAATAGTGATTCGATCTTACATGAGTTGTGGAAAAAATATACCTTTATTAACGCATTTTCAGGAATAACTACAGCAGCTGATTTGCCAATTGGTCCGATCCGGGAAAAACCGGACACTTTCCGGATAGCTGAGCGCATACTTCTCGAAATGCAGCAGTTGGCGGCGGAATATGGTGTTGAGGTATCTGATGCGGAGATTGAGGGAACGCGAAAAACACTGCTGAAGCTGGATCCGGAAGCAACGTCCTCCATGCATCAGGACCGGCGCAAGGAACTGTCGCTGGAGGTGGATCATCTGCATGGCGGAGCAATTCGGCTGGCAAAAGATAAGGGCGTGGCTGTGCCATATTTAGATGCAGTTCATGGAATTATCAAACCATATGAAAGGATATAATCAGATGTACAAGATACGTGAAATGAAAAAAACTGATATTAATGCAATTAATACATTGGCTGAGGGTGAAGGGAATGTTCACTTGCATAAAAAGGAGCAGCCTGTCAGCGAAGTCACGATTGAAAATATACTTGCGGGAAATTTAGAAAGGCTTTATGTCATTGAGGAGAGTGGGGCAGTCCGTGCATTCATTCTGTTTGAATTGGATAAGGAATCAAAACAAGTTCACATTAACAAGCTGACGGTTGAGGCGAGTTATGTTAAAAAAGGTCTCGATGAGCATTTATACAGCAAGGTGGAGCGGCTGGCTGATCGCGGCGGTTATGAACAAATTATGGCTGAAATTACAACAACAAGCCCAGTCGTTCATACCTTTTTTGAGGAAAAGGGCTGGTATCGATTAAATGACAGTGATGAATTTTGTAAAGGGGTTAACGGATGATTTTCTATGTGATAGTTTGCATCGCAATTGTCCTGGGAGTTCTTGTTATGACGTTAATCGCCATTTCCAAAGGATACGCTTATAAACATTCCATTGACCCGCTGCCGGATGATGAACAGCGAATGAAAGATAATATAGAGCAAGACCGCACCGATTAAGAGTGCGGTCTTGTTGTATCCAGTGGCTTAAGTTTTGCTTCAATTTCATCACGCTGGTTTTCAAAAAACGGGGGCAGTGCCAATGACTCACCAAGATGATTGATATCTTCATCGGTTGCAAATCCCGGCCCATCCGTCGCCAGCTCAAAAAGAATTCCATTCGGTTCCCTGAAATAAAGCGATTTAAAGTAAAAGCGATCTACCAGTCCTGAATTTGGGATGCGTGCTTCTCGGATGCGGTTTTCCCATAAGACCAATTCTTCCTCATCCTGAACGCGGAAGGCAACATGGTGGACACTTCCCCGGCCGGGACGTTCGCGGGGTAAGTCAGGATTGGTTTCCAGGTGAATTTCAGCGCCGGTTCCACCTTCTGCAGTTGAAAAGACAAGTGTGTCATCCTTGCTGTCTGATGCAGATGAATAGGTACCTGCTTTTTTAAAGGTCAGCAGTTCCGTTAAAACCTGTTCCGTTGGCTGCGGGTCTTTGACGGTTAATTTTACAGGGCCTAGTCCATGAATTCCTTTTTCAACAGAAACCGGACTCCTGTTCCATGCTTTTCCGCCGGCGACGCCTTGATTATTTTCATCCGAGACAAAGGATAAACGCTGCCCTTCAGGATCGCGAAATGGCAGTATTTTTCGTCCGTACTGTTCTGTTATTTCGTCATGCTCAACGCTGTATTTCTGTAATCGTTGGAGCCAGTATTCCAGCGCCTGGTCATTCGGAACCCTTAATGATGTTGTGGAAATACTGCTGCTTCCGGGATAGGTATGCCCGGCATTGGGTATTTCAAAAAAGGTAAAGTCTGTCCCTGGATTGCCCGCTTCATCAGCGTAGAACAGATGATACACAGAAGTATCATCCTGATTAACCGTCTTTTTAACAAGCCGCATTCCAAGAATTTCGGTGTAAAAATGATGATTATTTTTTGCGTTTGCAGTGATTGCTGATACATGGTGAATACCTTTTATTTCCATTGGTAACCCTCCTGACGGGTGAAAAAATTATTTTGAATTCAAAATAATTATAAGCTATAATTTCGGAAGTGTCCATTATCCTGTTTGATTCTTCTTGTCTCTATGCTTTGGCCGCAGCCCATTCTGAAGTTGCCTGATACTTAGACCAAAATCCATTTGCAGGTGCGGGTAATCAGGGTTTCTCCAGTCACCACCCCATTCAAATCCCAATTTTTTGGCCATATCGGCCACCTCGAACCAGTCCGCTTGTCCATTATTATTTCCGTCATAGTTTGTATCCCAAATAATTTCGCCATTGTCATTTTTTAAAGCATAATCCACTGCCAGTCCATAATTGTGATAGGATTCGCCTCCTTTGGCATACGTTACGATATTGCCGCCGGTAGTTCTTCCTTGTGCATATAATTGGTTTTGTTCCTTTTTGGTGCGAACCTTATCTGTGATGACGACATTAATGCCATTCCGGGCAGCCATTTGTACCAACTGCCTGGTTTTTTTAGCCACAACAGGATCAAGTTGCTTCGTTTCCGGCTGATTTTTGTCAAGTTTGACATAGCGGTCATTTTTTTGTTCATATATGATGAAAAGAATGGCAACGAACAGAATAATTAAGATCCAGGCAATCATGTCTTTACGAAATAATTTCAATGTTAAATCTCCCCGGGTGTATGTTACTCCTTATTATATCTTATCTACTCAATCACGTGTGACCCGGTAGAAGTGACAAAAGATTGAAAAATTCACCTTGCACGTTGATTGGTGCTGTGTATATTATAAGACGAAAGGAGGGGGTTACATGTATGTGCTTCTTGTCATATTTATTGGTTATCTAACCGGTTGTATTCATGGGTCTCAATTGGTTGGCAAAATGAAAAAGATAGATATAAAAAACAGTGGCGTGAAAAATTCAGGAGCATCAAATACAACTATTTTGCTGGGGTGGAAATTTGGTATTGTTGTCGCACTTATTGATATTTTAAAAGCAACATTATCGATCTTATTCGTTTTATATATTCTTGAAGGCCAAGGTATAACTGGAGAGACACAGACATTGCTGGTGTACGTAAATGCCCTGTTTATTATAATTGGTCATAATTATCCGATTCAGATGCGTTTCAGTGGCGGTAAAGGAACAGCTTCCCTGGTCGGGGTGCTGCTGGCAATTGACTGGAAAATAGCCTTAATAGGAATCGGGATATTGCTGTTGCTTTCATTGGCAACGGATTATCTGGTGGTCGGTGTTTTGTTTATGTATATTTCTTTCCTGGTGACTACCTATTTATTCTTTGGAATCGAACCAGCAATGGTCGTTGTGTTATTATCAATTATGAGCATAATGAAACATCTGGAAAACTATAAACGTATATTCAGTCAGAAAGAAACAAGAATATCCAGTATGTTTAAAAAAGAATCATAGTTGGAGGAAGCAAATGCTTGATATCATTATTTGGATTGTCATTGCAGCAATGTTTATTTTAAGTTTTGTCTCGATAATTTTTCCGATTATTCCGGGCCCGCTGGTATTGTGGATCGGTTATCTGTTATATCATTTTGTGATTAATGACGGGGAGCTGACAGTGCTGTTTTGGATCGGAATGGCGATTTTAACAGTAATCCTCATTGTAGCGGACATCATTGCGAACAGCTACTTTGTTAAAAAATTCGGCGGCAGTAAATGGGGTGAACGTGGTGCCGGGATTGCCGTTATTATCGGCTCGTTTATTTATCCGCCATTTGGCATTTTGGTGCTGCCATTCATCGTTGTCATTATCATCGAGCTGGTACAGAAACGAACGACGAATGAAGCGTTTCGTGCTTCAGTTGGTTCGCTGATCGGCTTTCTTGGCGGAGCAGTGGCCAAAGTAGTGCTGCAGCTCGTCATGATTGGCTGGTTCTTCATTGAAGTTATTTTTTAATACGGTTTTAGGATAGAAAGGATCTTGGTTATATGAATTATCCATCACGTGTTATGACAATTGCCGGGTCTGCAGCCGGGGGAAGTGCCGGCATTCAGGCAGATCTGAAGACATTTCAAGAGTTTGATGTTTATGGAATGAGTGCCATTACTGCAATTGTGGCGTATCATCAGGAAATCGGAAAAAACGTCCATCCACAGTCAATCGAGGCAATTGAAGCTCAATTTTCAACCGCCGTTCAACAGGTCGGAATGGATGCACTAAAAACAGGGATGCTTTTTTCCAAAGAAGTTATAGACAAGGTGGCAGCAATTATTTCAGAGTCAAAAGTGGAAACGGTCATAGTTGATCCGGTCATGGTTGGAAAACTGGACTCGAAGTTACTGGAGGATGACGCCATTGATGCCTTGAAAGCGAAGCTCATTCCGCTGGCGACGGTCATTACGCCGAATATCCCGGAAGCATCCATCCTGCTTGACGGGCGGAAGCTGGAATCGGTGGAAGATCTGAAGCAGGCTGCGATTGATTTACATCAGCTTGGCACAAGATATGTACTGGTGAAAGGCGGCAGATTGGAAGGTCCGGCAGTGGATGTGCTGTACGATGGGGAAACTTTGACTACATATGAAGCACCGAGGATTGATACAGTTAACACGAGCGGAGCCGGATGTACATACTCGGCAGCTATTGCCGCTGAAATGGCAAAAGGCAAGACTGTTTTGAATGCTGTTCATTCAGCGAAAAGCTTTGTTACCACCGCAATCACCAATGGATTCTCATACACAGAAATGGTGGGGCCGACATACCATGCGGCTGCCCGTAAGTTTGGCGAAGCACACCAAATTAAGGTGAAAGGGGATTGAGGATGGTTAAAAGAGCCTTAATAAATGTTGATTATACGGTTGATTTTGTTGCCGATGAAGGTAAGCTGACTTGCGGCAAGCCCGGGCAGGCTATCGAAGGGAAAGTGATTTCACTGACGAAGGAATTTTTGAAAGCGGGGGAATATGTCGTTTTTGCCATTGATGCACATCATGAAGGCGACTCGTATCATCCGGAGTCGGAATTGTTTCCGCCACATAATATTATCGGTACGAAGGGGCAGGAGCTCTACGGGGAACTGGCCGAGGTATATCAATCGAATCGAAATGCGCAGAATGTATATTATTTTGATAAAACCCGGTACAGTGCATTTGCCGGAACCGATTTGGAACTGAAACTGCGTGAGCGTGGAATAGAAGAACTTCATCTCGTCGGAGTCTGTACGGATATTTGTGTGCTGCATACCGCCGTTGATGCGTACAACAAAGGATTTAAAATTGTTGTTCATAAAGATGCTGTCGCCAGCTTTAATGCTGCCGGGCATGACTGGGCGCTTGGGCATTTTGAAAATACCCTGGGTGCGGAAGTGATTTAGGAAGTAGTAATAGCCAGATGAAATATTCACGATTACGGATGAAGTGAGCGTGATGGGCAAGGCTTGACTTTGCCCTCACATCCATTTATATTTAAAAATATAATATGTGAAACGTTGACTGGGATTAGTACTGTTTGAATGTCTTTTGCAGAGAGGAAATAGCTGCTGAAAAATTTCCAGAGACATAAATGGGAACCTGCCTTGTAGTTCGCCATCGGAAAAGCATCTTGCTGTAAGATGTGCGCGGTTCATGACCGTTATCATGCCAAGTGTACAGAGGGGTTCTCTGTAAACAAGGGTGGTACCACCAGACCTCGGTCCCTTATCAGGATGGAGGTTTTTTTGTATACAAATATCATTCGTATTTGCTAAATCAAAGCCAACAGGATGGCAGGTTTCGAATAAATAAATTTTAAATATAGGAGTGTTTGGATTGGGTAAAAAAAATAAACAGTTTGTTGAAAAAATCACTGCGATGGAAGATGATTTTGCACAATGGTATACCGATGTGGTCAAACAGGCGGAACTGGTTGACTATGGTGCTGTTCGTGGCACGATGGTGATCAAGCCGCATGGATACGCAATCTGGGAAAATATCCAGGCAGAACTGGATCGCAAATTTAAGGAAACCGGGCATTCCAACGTTTATTTTCCACTGTTCATTCCGGAAAGTATGCTGCAAAAAGAGAAGGATCATATTGAAGGATTTGCACCGGAAGTAGCATGGGTTACACATGGCGGCGAAGAGGAGCTGGCGGAGCGGATTTGTGTCCGTCCGACTTCCGAAGTTCTTTTCGGTGAATATTATGCAAAAAACATTCATTCCTATCGTGACCTGCCAATGCTTTATAATCAGTGGAGCAATGTTGTCCGGTGGGAAAAAACGACACGTCCATTTTTGCGTACTTCCGAGTTTTTATGGCAGGAAGGGCATACATGCCATGCGACAGCTGACGATGCACAGGAAGAAACCGCGAGAATGCTGGAAGTGTACAAAGATGTCGCTGAAAATTATTTGGCTATTCCGGTACTCAGCGGCAGGAAAACCGAGAAAGAAAAGTTCGCCGGTGCGGACTATACGCTAACAATTGAAGCGCTGATGCACGACGGAAAGGCGCTGCAGTCGGGGACATCGCATTATTTGGGCACAGGATTTGCCGAAGCTTTTGATATCCGCTATTTGGATAAAGAAGGCGACCAACAACCTGTCCATCAAACATCATGGGGCATGTCGACCCGTATTATGGGAGCTTTAATCATGGTGCACGGTGATAATCGCGGGCTGGTCATCCCGCCGCGAATTGCACCAACCCAGGCGATGATTGTTCCGGTTGCCCAGCATAAAGAAGGTGTTCTCGATAAAGCGTATGACCTTCGTGATCAACTGAAAGATTTGGCACGTGTCGGAATCGATTCGAGCGATAAAATGCCGGGCTGGAAATTTAACGAGTATGAAATGAAAGGCATACCGGTCAGAATCGAAATGGGGCCGAAAGATATAGAGAAAGATCAGGTTGTCCTTGTTCGCCGTGATACGGGTGAAAAAGAATTTGTTGGACTCGACAAGCTGGAGCTGCGGCTGCCGGAACTGCTTGAAGAAATTCAGCAGGGACTTTTTGAAAAAGCACTCGCGCACCGCAATGACAAAACGACCACTGCAACGGATATGGAAGAATTTAAAAAGAACCTGGAAGAAACACCAGGGTTTATCAAGGCAATGTGGTGCGGTGATATGGAGTGTGAGGAAAAAATCAAGGAAGAAACAGCAGCAACATCCCGATGCATCCCGTTTGAACAGGAAACTGTTTCCGATAAATGCATATGCTGCGGTAAAGAAGCCAAAGAACTTGTCTACTGGTCAAAAGCATATTAATGTTAAAAATCGAGCGCGCCTGCTGCGCTCGATTTTTTTACGAGGCAAACATCAACCGCACGAGGCAAACATCAACCGCACGAGGCAAACATCAACCGCACGAGGCAAACATCAACCGCACGAGGCAAACATCAACCGCACGAGGCAAACATCAGTCAAGTCCTTATCTATGTGTAAAAGTCCAATACAAGTTTTCAACCTTATGATGGTATTTATGTGAATTTGATGTGGTGGGAAGGGCCCTTCCCACCACATCAAATTTTCGCGCGCTGGAATCCTCTTCAACTTTTGTTTCGAATAAACCTTTTTTTATTCTTTTGTTGCCCTTCATAATCCATTAGTACTGCGCCAATTAGACGGAAGGCGGATTGTGTATTCGGAAATATACGAATGACTCTTTCCCGCCTTCTAACTTCTTCATTTAGGCGTTCCAATGAATTCGTGCTGCGTATGAATGTATGATATTTCTCTTCTTCATTGAGATACTGAATGGCATCATCGAAGCCTTCTTCCAATGTCTTAAGTGCTTGATTTAGCTTTGGATCTTCTTCGTAACGCGTGACGAACTCCTCCTTGAAGTTTCTTGCGTCATCTGGTGTAACGGCTTTAAAAATCCGTTTTAACCCCGTGATTACCTCTGACATACCCTTCTTTGGCAGTTGATCCACAATATTTCGTTTAAAATGAACGGTGCAGCGTTGCCATGAGGTTCCGAGGAATTCCTCCTGTATTGCTTTTTTGAGCCCTTTATGGGCATCTGAAATCATAAGTCTTGGTGAATGCAGCCCCCGGCCTTTCAGCTCTTTTAAAAAGCTTTTCCAAGCTTCGTAACTTTCGGTATGGTCAACCTTTAATCCGAGCACTTCCCGTTGGTTATCCTCGCTTATCGCTGTCGCAATGTAGACAGCTTTGGATACAACCTTACGATGCTCGCGAACTTTGATATACATGGCATCTACAAAAATGTACGGATAATAGGTGTTTGCCAAATTTCGATTCGCCCATTTATTGACGATAGGGTCTAGTTTCTCTGTAAGCGATGATACAAAGGACTTGGATACGCTCTCTCCACACAATTCTTCTACTACATTTCGAACCTTGCGTGTGGAGACCCCGTTCACCACCATTTCAAGCAGGGCAAGAACGAAAGCCTGGTCACAGCGTTGATACTTTTCAAAAATACTTGGTGAAAACTCACCGCTGCGAGTCCGTGGAACCCGTAACTTGATCTTTCCAATACTCATCAAATATTCTCTTTCATAATAGCCGTTTCGATAATCACGTGAACTACCAGTACGGGCGTATGGCGGAACGTCCAAAAATTCATCCCGTTCCTTTTCCATATACTCATTCAGAATTAATACAGCTGTTGATTTATAGATAGCGTTCATATTGGAGTTCATAATCTCATCTTTTAACTTGTCCATGTTTAGGTTAAAATGTAGTTGGGTCATCATTAATTCCTCCTTATGTTTTTGTGGTTGAAAACATTGTATCATAGGAATTAATATGGCCCTTTCTTATTTCGCTTTTACACAATTATACGGACTTAACCCAAACATCAACCGCCCCGACTGTAGAAAATTTTATGTTTACAAGCCTTGGGTAGCAGGGAACCGCTTATTACATACCGATGTTTCCAACGGAGGTGAGTAATTGTGCCGTGGACTATGAATGATTATCCGAGTTCCTTAAAAAACCTGGATATTGCAGTCCGAAAAAAAGCGATAGATATTGCTAATGCGATGGTAGACGAGGGATATGATGAGAGTCGCGCAATCCCGATAGCTACCAGACAGGCAAAAGAGTGGTATGAAAATGCTGACAGCAATAAGGTTCGTGAATTTAAAAATCAAGGCGATCCAACCAAAAGATCCGAAAAGGATAAAAACTATGAAAGTCGCCCGGAACTTCTTGAAAAAGGAGAGCATGTTGTACCACATGATGATGGATGGGCAGTTCAGGCTAAAGATGCAAAACAGCCGAGTGATATTTTTGAAGCAAAGTCAGATGCTGTTGAGCGTGGAAAAGAAATTGCCCGGAACAAAGGCACCGATGTCACGATTCACCGAAA is a window of Virgibacillus ihumii DNA encoding:
- the ehuD gene encoding ectoine/hydroxyectoine ABC transporter permease subunit EhuD — encoded protein: MSGGLSNWSWETFFDAFPIILEGLGITVLLTIACYLCALIVGFFWTAVKRLPIAAIRLPLLGIMEFIRSTPPLVQLFFIYYAWPMVPVVGMALDPFTSAVLGLGIHYSTYIGEVYRSGIDGVPNGQWEAATALNYSRRKKWTKIILPQAIPPTIPMLGNYLIIMFKEVPLASTIGFLGILALANDYGAQHWRYLEPLTIVAILFLVLSYPSALLVNKLEKKFNRRLDKNAVTESKAN
- a CDS encoding amino acid ABC transporter permease, which encodes MDAIAEIFPVLLKGVEITVKVLLASIVLGYLMAFISGFCKLSRNVIIRKFTSFYVEVFRGTSLIVQLFWFYYALPILFGWEIGSNFWAGVLAIALNYGAYMSEIVRSSILSVAEGQYEASTALNMSRFQRMRLIIFPQAVRMMLPEFGNYLILMLKSTSLVSLIGMTDILYYGDILRSSNLDQAPTVYFLVLVFYFILALPFIWLTKKMEAASKKGVASS
- the ehuB gene encoding ectoine/hydroxyectoine ABC transporter substrate-binding protein EhuB; translated protein: MKKLLAVAVVCFSLVLLAACGSGSEEGSGSGSDGGESKLAKLKESGTVTVGFANEEPYAYQENGELKGAAVDIAQAAFKEMGIENVKSKLADFSQLIPGLNAGKFDVITAGMAINPDRCKNADFAEPSMMYGEGLVVQKGNPMDLHSYKDIAEKGASVSIMQGATEIEYVQKMGVKESQIQTAADIPATFSAVASGRADATTGTEMTVKMALESSGNDKLMFVEDFKQPEIEGIPSYGAAAFHKDADELRKAYNEALAKLKENGTVKELLEKNGFSAENNSVPEDITAEGVCSGEQY
- a CDS encoding ketopantoate reductase family protein — encoded protein: MQITVLGAGALGGYFGSRWEEAGADITYLVRERRAEQLRQNGLNISSTMGDYKNSEPKVVTDAHHIENPELVFVSVKGYHLKNTIDDLRILTEKGAYVLPVLNGMEHFSVLQKELGDEAVLGGLSFIMATLDDSGHVIHSSNVHRIIFGMLHDSQKEICSRLEQLCGKTDLEAVNSDSILHELWKKYTFINAFSGITTAADLPIGPIREKPDTFRIAERILLEMQQLAAEYGVEVSDAEIEGTRKTLLKLDPEATSSMHQDRRKELSLEVDHLHGGAIRLAKDKGVAVPYLDAVHGIIKPYERI
- a CDS encoding GNAT family N-acetyltransferase, translated to MYKIREMKKTDINAINTLAEGEGNVHLHKKEQPVSEVTIENILAGNLERLYVIEESGAVRAFILFELDKESKQVHINKLTVEASYVKKGLDEHLYSKVERLADRGGYEQIMAEITTTSPVVHTFFEEKGWYRLNDSDEFCKGVNG
- the ytzI gene encoding YtzI protein, whose protein sequence is MIFYVIVCIAIVLGVLVMTLIAISKGYAYKHSIDPLPDDEQRMKDNIEQDRTD
- a CDS encoding ring-cleaving dioxygenase codes for the protein MEIKGIHHVSAITANAKNNHHFYTEILGMRLVKKTVNQDDTSVYHLFYADEAGNPGTDFTFFEIPNAGHTYPGSSSISTTSLRVPNDQALEYWLQRLQKYSVEHDEITEQYGRKILPFRDPEGQRLSFVSDENNQGVAGGKAWNRSPVSVEKGIHGLGPVKLTVKDPQPTEQVLTELLTFKKAGTYSSASDSKDDTLVFSTAEGGTGAEIHLETNPDLPRERPGRGSVHHVAFRVQDEEELVLWENRIREARIPNSGLVDRFYFKSLYFREPNGILFELATDGPGFATDEDINHLGESLALPPFFENQRDEIEAKLKPLDTTRPHS
- a CDS encoding M15 family metallopeptidase, with translation MKLFRKDMIAWILIILFVAILFIIYEQKNDRYVKLDKNQPETKQLDPVVAKKTRQLVQMAARNGINVVITDKVRTKKEQNQLYAQGRTTGGNIVTYAKGGESYHNYGLAVDYALKNDNGEIIWDTNYDGNNNGQADWFEVADMAKKLGFEWGGDWRNPDYPHLQMDFGLSIRQLQNGLRPKHRDKKNQTG
- a CDS encoding glycerol-3-phosphate acyltransferase encodes the protein MYVLLVIFIGYLTGCIHGSQLVGKMKKIDIKNSGVKNSGASNTTILLGWKFGIVVALIDILKATLSILFVLYILEGQGITGETQTLLVYVNALFIIIGHNYPIQMRFSGGKGTASLVGVLLAIDWKIALIGIGILLLLSLATDYLVVGVLFMYISFLVTTYLFFGIEPAMVVVLLSIMSIMKHLENYKRIFSQKETRISSMFKKES
- a CDS encoding DUF456 domain-containing protein, with protein sequence MLDIIIWIVIAAMFILSFVSIIFPIIPGPLVLWIGYLLYHFVINDGELTVLFWIGMAILTVILIVADIIANSYFVKKFGGSKWGERGAGIAVIIGSFIYPPFGILVLPFIVVIIIELVQKRTTNEAFRASVGSLIGFLGGAVAKVVLQLVMIGWFFIEVIF
- the thiD gene encoding bifunctional hydroxymethylpyrimidine kinase/phosphomethylpyrimidine kinase gives rise to the protein MNYPSRVMTIAGSAAGGSAGIQADLKTFQEFDVYGMSAITAIVAYHQEIGKNVHPQSIEAIEAQFSTAVQQVGMDALKTGMLFSKEVIDKVAAIISESKVETVIVDPVMVGKLDSKLLEDDAIDALKAKLIPLATVITPNIPEASILLDGRKLESVEDLKQAAIDLHQLGTRYVLVKGGRLEGPAVDVLYDGETLTTYEAPRIDTVNTSGAGCTYSAAIAAEMAKGKTVLNAVHSAKSFVTTAITNGFSYTEMVGPTYHAAARKFGEAHQIKVKGD